GCCGACGCGATCAGCCTGGACCGGTTCCGGGCCCAGGACCTGCAGGTCGACACCAAGCCCGACCTCACCCCCGTGACCGACGCCGACCGGGCGGTGGAGGAGCAGCTGCGCAGCACGCTGGCGCGCGCCCGCACCCGGGACGCCGTCATCGGCGAGGAGTTCGGCAGCACCGGCCGCGGCGACCGGCGGTGGGTGGTCGACCCGATCGACGGCACGAAGAACTTCGTCCGCGGGGTGCCCGTGTGGGCCACGCTCATCGCCCTGCTCGACGGCGACCTGCCCGTCGTGGGCCTGGTGTCCGCGCCGGCGCTCAACCGCCGCTGGTGGGCGGCCGCCGGCACCGGCGCGTGGACCGGCCGGCGGCTGGAGAACGCCACCCGCTGCACGGTCTCGAAGGTCGCCAGCCTGGCCGACGCGAGCCTGTCCTACTCCAGCCTGTCCGGCTGGGAGGAGCGGGACCGGCTCGACGGGTTCCTCGACCTGACCCGCGCGGTCTGGCGGACCCGGGCCTACGGCGACTTCTGGAGCTACATGATGGTGGCCGAGGGCTCGGTCGACGTCGCCTGCGAGCCCGAGGTCTCGCTGTGGGACCTCGCCGCGCTCGACGTGGTCGTCCGGGAGGCCGGCGGCACGTTCACCGACCTGGACGGCACCCCCGGCCCGGCCGGCGGCAGCGCCGTGGCCACCAACGGCGTGCTGCACCCGGACGTGCTGACGGCGCTCGCCCCGGGTGCGGGTCGAGCGCCGTCAGCCTGAGCTCAGCGGGTCAGTGCAGCCCGCCGGCACCCCCGGTGCCGGTACCGGTGCCGTTGCCGCCGCGGCCGCCCTGCACCCGGCGGCGCACGTCGTCGATCTTCGCCCGGGTCTTCGGGTCCTTGGCCAGCTGCTGGGCCTTGTCCGTCGCCTGACGGATGGCCTGCTTGCCCTTCGGGCTGTTCGCGAACTGCACGACCTTGTTGAACAGCGACGCCATGACGCGCCCACCCCCTCACGTGTTGCGGGAGCCCGTGGCGGGCTCCGCTCGTCTGGTCAACGGTGACACCCGCCGGTCCGTTCCGCGCGGTGAGCCGGCTCAGCCGACGGCGGCCGCCCAGCGCTCCCGGACGCCGGCGGCCGAGCCCGGACGGCGGGGCTCCACGACCGGGTCGGCGGCGCGCTCGGGGGTGACCGCCAGGCCGACGCCGCGGGCGGCCAGCACCGCGGCACCGGCGGCCGACGCGCTGCGCACCTGCACGTGCTGCACCGGCCGGTCGAGCACGTCGGCGAGCAGCTGCTGCACCCCCGGCTCCCGCGCCCCTCCCCCGGTGAGCACCACGAGCTCCCCCTCCTCCGGGCCGAGCAGGTCCAGCGCCGCCGCCACGGCGCAGGCCACGCCCTCCAGCGCCGCCCGGGCGAGGTCGGCGCGGGTGGTGTCGGCGGTCAGCCCGGTCCAGCCACCGCGGGTGTCCGGGCCGGCCACCCCGCCCCGCTCGCCGGTGAGGAACGGGGCGAACACCACCCCGCCGGCGCCGGGCGGCGACCCCGCGAGGCTGCCGGCGAACGCCGCCCAGTCCAGCCCGAGGACGCCGCACACCCACGACCAGGCAGTGCCGGCGTTCTGCAGCGCGGCCATCGCGTACCAGCCGCGCTCGGCGTCGGCGTAGCAGTGGACGACGGGGTCGGCGACCGGGGCGGGCCGCACGCCGGGCCGCAGCAGCTGCGCCCCGGACCCCAGGTTGACCTGCACACCGGTGCGGGTGCCGGCGGCCAGCAGGGCGAGCGGGGTGTCCGCCCCGCCCACGACGACGGGCACCGGCCGGCCGAGCAGCTCCGCGGTGCCGACGACGGCGTCCCCGGGACGCACCACCGGCAGCAGTCCCGGGTCGATGCCGGCCGCCGCGGTGGCCGCGGGCGACCAGTCGTCGGCGGGCACGTCCCACAGCAGGGTGGCGGAGGCGTCGCTGCGGTCGGTGACCGCCGGGTCGGCGCCGGGCACCAGGGTGGCCCGGACGGCGTCCTTGGGCAGCAGCACCGTGGCCGCCCGGGCCAGCACCTCCGACTGGTGCGCCCCCAGCCAGGCCACCAGCGGCCCGGTCATCCCCGCGGCCAGCGGGTTGGCGAGGGC
The Modestobacter versicolor genome window above contains:
- a CDS encoding FGGY family carbohydrate kinase, translating into MTVVLGADLGTSGCKVVALDLDGSVVAEAEAGYPVDRPRPGWAQTDVAVWRRALDDALAALAGRLGDRPVAALGLSGQMHGAVLVDAAGEALAPALLWPDRRATAELDRWRQLPAPDRAALANPLAAGMTGPLVAWLGAHQSEVLARAATVLLPKDAVRATLVPGADPAVTDRSDASATLLWDVPADDWSPAATAAAGIDPGLLPVVRPGDAVVGTAELLGRPVPVVVGGADTPLALLAAGTRTGVQVNLGSGAQLLRPGVRPAPVADPVVHCYADAERGWYAMAALQNAGTAWSWVCGVLGLDWAAFAGSLAGSPPGAGGVVFAPFLTGERGGVAGPDTRGGWTGLTADTTRADLARAALEGVACAVAAALDLLGPEEGELVVLTGGGAREPGVQQLLADVLDRPVQHVQVRSASAAGAAVLAARGVGLAVTPERAADPVVEPRRPGSAAGVRERWAAAVG
- the hisN gene encoding histidinol-phosphatase is translated as MTSGQRGYNEDMRLAHVLADQADAISLDRFRAQDLQVDTKPDLTPVTDADRAVEEQLRSTLARARTRDAVIGEEFGSTGRGDRRWVVDPIDGTKNFVRGVPVWATLIALLDGDLPVVGLVSAPALNRRWWAAAGTGAWTGRRLENATRCTVSKVASLADASLSYSSLSGWEERDRLDGFLDLTRAVWRTRAYGDFWSYMMVAEGSVDVACEPEVSLWDLAALDVVVREAGGTFTDLDGTPGPAGGSAVATNGVLHPDVLTALAPGAGRAPSA